From the Pseudomonas baltica genome, one window contains:
- a CDS encoding Nif3-like dinuclear metal center hexameric protein, whose translation MAIALTTLVQEADRYLASAKIQDYCPNGLQVEGRSQVLRIVSGVTASQALLDAAAEAGADVVLVHHGYFWKGENPCVTGMKQRRLKTLLQNDMSLLAYHLPLDVHPEVGNNVQLARQLDITVEGPLDPSNSRVVGLLGSLDEPMSARDFARKVQEVMGREPLLIEGSAMIRRVGWCTGGGQGYIDQAIAAGVDLFISGEASEQTFHSARENDVSFIAAGHHATERYGVQALGDYLARRFALEHIFIDVPNPI comes from the coding sequence ATGGCTATTGCCTTGACGACCCTGGTGCAGGAGGCGGATCGCTACCTCGCCAGTGCAAAAATTCAGGATTACTGCCCCAATGGCTTGCAGGTCGAGGGCCGCTCGCAGGTGCTGCGTATCGTCAGTGGGGTTACAGCTAGCCAAGCGCTGCTGGATGCCGCAGCCGAGGCGGGCGCCGACGTTGTATTGGTACACCATGGGTATTTCTGGAAAGGCGAAAACCCCTGCGTGACCGGGATGAAGCAGCGGCGCCTGAAGACCCTGCTGCAGAACGACATGAGCCTGCTGGCCTATCACCTGCCGTTGGATGTGCACCCGGAGGTCGGCAACAACGTGCAGTTGGCGCGCCAGCTCGATATCACCGTGGAAGGGCCGCTGGACCCGAGCAATTCGCGGGTGGTGGGGCTGCTGGGCTCGCTTGACGAACCGATGAGCGCCCGTGATTTCGCCCGCAAGGTGCAGGAAGTGATGGGCCGCGAGCCGCTGCTGATCGAGGGCAGCGCCATGATCCGCCGGGTAGGCTGGTGCACCGGCGGCGGCCAGGGCTACATCGATCAAGCCATTGCGGCCGGCGTCGATCTGTTCATCAGTGGCGAGGCCTCGGAGCAGACTTTCCACAGTGCCCGAGAGAACGACGTGAGTTTCATCGCCGCAGGTCATCACGCCACCGAGCGCTATGGCGTGCAGGCGCTAGGGGATTATCTGGCGCGGCGCTTTGCGCTGGAGCACATCTTTATCGATGTTCCCAATCCGATCTGA
- the algW gene encoding Do family serine endopeptidase AlgW produces MFKALRFFGWPLLTGILIALLVIQRFPEWVGLPSQDINLQQAPQSATVVQGPVSYASAVTLAAPAVANLYTTKVVNKTNHPLFEDPQFRRFFGDNLPKQRRWESSLGSGVIMSPEGYLLTNNHVTAGADQIVVALKDGRETLARVIGSDPETDLAVLKIDLKNLPSITIGSSDNIHIGDVALAIGNPFGVGQTVTMGIISATGRNQLGLNTYEDFIQTDAAINPGNSGGALVDANGNLTGINTAIFSKSGGSQGIGFAIPIKLAVEVMKSIIEHGQVIRGWLGIEVQPLTEDLAASYGLKDKPGIVVAGIFAGGPAQKAGLQLGDVILSINGEPAGDGRRSMNQVARTKPNDKIAIEVMRNGKQLKMMAEVGLRPPPAPAAVAPEEK; encoded by the coding sequence ATGTTCAAGGCGCTACGTTTTTTTGGTTGGCCATTATTGACCGGCATCCTGATTGCGTTGCTGGTCATCCAGCGTTTCCCCGAATGGGTCGGCTTGCCGAGCCAGGACATCAATCTGCAACAGGCGCCGCAATCGGCCACCGTGGTCCAGGGCCCCGTGTCCTATGCCAGCGCCGTCACCCTTGCTGCACCTGCCGTGGCCAATCTGTACACCACCAAGGTGGTCAACAAGACCAATCATCCGCTGTTCGAAGACCCGCAGTTCCGCCGTTTTTTCGGCGACAACCTGCCCAAGCAACGGCGCTGGGAGTCGAGCCTCGGCTCGGGGGTGATCATGAGCCCGGAAGGCTACCTGCTGACCAACAACCACGTCACCGCTGGCGCCGACCAGATCGTGGTAGCGCTCAAGGATGGTCGCGAGACCTTGGCGCGCGTCATCGGCAGCGACCCGGAAACCGACCTGGCGGTCCTCAAGATCGACCTGAAGAACCTGCCATCGATCACTATCGGCAGCTCGGACAACATCCATATTGGTGATGTCGCGTTGGCCATCGGCAATCCCTTCGGCGTCGGCCAGACGGTGACCATGGGCATCATCAGCGCCACTGGCCGCAACCAGCTGGGCCTTAACACCTATGAGGACTTCATCCAGACCGACGCGGCCATCAACCCCGGCAACTCCGGCGGCGCGCTGGTGGATGCCAATGGCAATCTGACCGGCATCAATACGGCGATCTTTTCCAAGTCTGGTGGCTCCCAAGGCATCGGCTTCGCGATCCCTATCAAGCTCGCGGTCGAAGTCATGAAATCGATCATCGAGCACGGCCAGGTAATCCGCGGCTGGCTGGGCATCGAAGTGCAACCGCTGACCGAAGATCTGGCCGCGTCTTACGGCCTGAAAGACAAACCCGGCATCGTGGTGGCGGGCATTTTCGCCGGCGGCCCGGCACAGAAAGCCGGCCTGCAGTTGGGCGATGTGATCCTGAGCATCAACGGCGAGCCGGCCGGCGACGGGCGCCGCTCGATGAATCAAGTAGCGCGGACCAAACCCAACGACAAGATCGCCATTGAAGTCATGCGCAACGGTAAGCAGTTGAAGATGATGGCTGAAGTGGGCCTGCGCCCCCCACCGGCGCCGGCTGCGGTGGCGCCGGAAGAGAAGTAA